In Verrucomicrobiota bacterium JB022, a single genomic region encodes these proteins:
- a CDS encoding ComEC/Rec2 family competence protein encodes MDVATSTTNEPGRPFLWRTPLLWVLLPLLAGYIAGEQWPSLPMWVPLVFAIALLGPLAVLTWRDRLSTRAFAGLCLTAIACLSLTYYLDRRAPTLPEGWEGLPPREIVATVQIERLFNHYRPDQPQRGLARLVQTSGVETPLQGYRIVFEWPRGREVELGARYAITGVLAARDAEGGFGRYLERQGVPLALDRLRHVEKAAPPSWFAQAQGAAHDRLRRALMPQGFADTPARRMLAAMLLGETELLPPQERLNFIASGTLHYFAISGLHVAAVAATLDLLLRVLRLRTGTRTITALLLLALYIWATGLAASAVRAGLMIGFWSLATLTRRQAASLPALVGSAVLVLLWDPRQLWTPGFQLSYLVAAGIILYGVPLARWGQERWLLFPWLPRQDWKWHHHWRQNIVRGLWSALSISLAATLASWPLSLLYFEVSSPGAWLLNVVLAPLASLAVAAGVLVVLLGLAGAAPLAHFFAHAAWLLLDAMNRTIALFVSWPLSTERRSWYFDLAGWVCMAGSVGLFFFLIVRKKHVTPPGRIAWFFPVIWSLACIVCLSYRPG; translated from the coding sequence ATGGACGTCGCTACATCAACCACTAACGAACCCGGGCGGCCCTTCCTTTGGCGCACCCCATTGCTCTGGGTGCTGCTGCCGCTGCTGGCCGGTTACATCGCGGGTGAGCAGTGGCCAAGCCTGCCCATGTGGGTGCCGCTCGTCTTCGCGATTGCGTTGCTTGGCCCCCTGGCGGTGCTGACGTGGCGCGACCGGCTTTCGACGCGGGCCTTTGCCGGGCTGTGCCTGACCGCAATCGCATGCCTGAGCCTCACTTATTACCTGGACCGCCGGGCCCCAACCTTACCGGAGGGCTGGGAAGGCCTACCACCACGCGAGATCGTCGCCACCGTCCAGATCGAGCGCCTTTTCAATCACTACCGGCCCGACCAGCCGCAACGGGGCTTGGCCCGCCTGGTCCAAACCTCCGGGGTCGAGACACCGCTGCAGGGCTACCGGATCGTTTTCGAATGGCCTCGGGGTCGGGAGGTCGAGCTGGGCGCACGCTATGCGATTACGGGCGTGTTGGCAGCGCGGGATGCAGAAGGCGGCTTTGGGCGCTATCTGGAGCGGCAGGGCGTGCCGCTGGCACTCGACCGCTTGCGCCATGTCGAAAAGGCCGCCCCACCCTCGTGGTTTGCACAGGCTCAAGGGGCGGCCCATGACCGCCTGCGCCGCGCGCTGATGCCGCAGGGCTTCGCCGACACGCCGGCCCGCCGGATGCTTGCGGCCATGCTGTTGGGTGAGACGGAGCTGTTGCCGCCGCAGGAGCGCCTAAACTTCATCGCGTCGGGTACGCTTCATTACTTTGCAATCAGCGGTCTGCACGTCGCGGCGGTTGCGGCCACGCTCGATTTGCTCCTGCGCGTGTTGCGGCTGCGCACGGGCACCCGCACGATCACCGCCCTGCTCCTGCTCGCGCTTTATATCTGGGCGACCGGGCTGGCGGCCTCTGCCGTGCGCGCGGGCCTGATGATCGGCTTCTGGAGCCTCGCCACGCTCACCCGCCGCCAAGCGGCTTCTCTGCCCGCGTTGGTCGGGAGCGCCGTGCTCGTGCTGCTGTGGGATCCGCGCCAGCTGTGGACGCCGGGCTTCCAGCTCTCGTATCTGGTGGCGGCGGGCATCATCCTCTACGGGGTGCCGCTCGCCCGCTGGGGGCAAGAGCGCTGGCTGCTCTTCCCGTGGTTGCCGCGGCAGGACTGGAAGTGGCACCACCACTGGCGGCAGAACATCGTGCGCGGTCTGTGGAGCGCCTTGAGCATCAGCCTCGCCGCCACGCTCGCCAGTTGGCCGCTCTCGCTGCTCTACTTCGAGGTGTCGAGCCCGGGGGCGTGGCTGCTGAATGTGGTGCTGGCCCCGCTGGCGAGCCTCGCGGTGGCAGCGGGTGTGCTGGTCGTCTTGCTGGGCCTGGCAGGGGCGGCACCGCTCGCGCACTTCTTTGCCCACGCGGCGTGGCTGCTGCTCGATGCCATGAACCGCACCATCGCTTTATTTGTCTCGTGGCCGCTCAGCACCGAACGGCGCAGCTGGTATTTCGACCTCGCCGGGTGGGTCTGTATGGCGGGGAGCGTTGGGCTTTTCTTCTTTTTGATCGTGAGGAAAAAACACGTAACTCCCCCGGGGCGTATCGCGTGGTTCTTCCCGGTCATCTGGAGCCTGGCGTGTATAGTTTGCCTCAGCTACCGGCCGGGATAA
- a CDS encoding thymidylate synthase: MQAYLDLLRHVLENGDRRMDRTGVGTLSYFGAQCRYDLRQGFPLLTTKKVYLRGIIHELLWFLQGDTNVRYLQENKVRIWDEWADEKGDLGRVYGAQWRDWRAPDGQAIDQIRQVVEGLRKNPASRRLMVVAWNPGEVDQMALPPCHALFQFWVNQSRGELSCQLYQRSGDLFLGVPFNIASYALLTLMMAQVVGLKPGEFIHTLGDAHIYLNHLDQVNEQLSREPRPLPQMHLNPERTELDQFRYEDFTLTGYDPHPAIKAPVAV; encoded by the coding sequence ATGCAGGCATACCTCGACTTGTTGCGGCACGTGCTCGAAAACGGCGACCGGCGGATGGACCGCACGGGCGTCGGCACCCTTTCGTATTTTGGGGCCCAATGCCGCTACGACTTGCGGCAGGGTTTTCCGCTGCTCACGACGAAGAAAGTCTACCTGCGCGGCATCATCCACGAGCTACTCTGGTTTTTGCAAGGCGATACCAACGTGCGCTACCTGCAGGAAAACAAGGTGCGCATCTGGGACGAGTGGGCCGATGAAAAAGGCGACCTTGGCCGGGTCTACGGGGCCCAATGGCGCGACTGGCGAGCCCCCGACGGTCAGGCGATCGACCAGATACGCCAGGTGGTGGAAGGCCTGCGCAAAAACCCGGCCAGCCGCCGCCTGATGGTGGTGGCGTGGAACCCGGGCGAGGTCGACCAGATGGCGCTGCCCCCCTGCCACGCACTCTTCCAGTTTTGGGTCAACCAAAGCCGGGGCGAGCTGAGCTGCCAGCTTTACCAGCGCAGCGGCGACCTCTTCCTCGGCGTGCCTTTCAACATCGCCAGCTACGCCTTGCTGACCTTGATGATGGCCCAGGTGGTGGGCCTCAAACCGGGCGAGTTCATCCACACGCTGGGCGATGCCCACATCTACTTGAACCACCTCGATCAGGTGAACGAGCAGCTCTCGCGCGAACCGCGCCCGCTGCCCCAGATGCACCTCAACCCCGAGCGCACGGAGCTGGACCAGTTCCGCTACGAAGACTTCACGCTCACGGGCTACGACCCTCACCCCGCCATCAAGGCCCCCGTCGCCGTCTAG
- a CDS encoding NADH-quinone oxidoreductase subunit N has protein sequence MDAQLQILSELSSSHHWSWLLPEIILAALALVLLAVELFVPKSDRWLLRIAIGGQAAIFAGLIFAYCTGKLPTSDVALFAGAIQPSDIGHLMRIFFVGCSTLVCFIGYLYLQNRPLARAEFYHLVMIITAAMMLLAQTTHFVSFFVALETVTIGFYILVAYGRNSSFSLEAGLKYLIMGGFSSGLLLFGIVLLYGAAGNPDGVGTAIDPFQFDQLGSFIAQNTGNPLVVIGALLVVVGICFKIGSFPFQYWIPDVYQGAPTPTTAFLAVSSKSMGFFLLYALLTGPFLALEATMVPIIGIMTLLTIAFGNIAAIGQQNVKRVMGLSGVAHAGILLVGILAAMRGVDWAFAAVFFYLVTYALASFAVFGVMAHVATGEDAAQDRDLYLGLMQRSPFLGGILAVGLGSLAGIPPLAGFVAKAAIIVAAFQAKLYLLVAFVLIGVVISIYYYFGWLRAAVSARQPELQGEPAPILVPTFGSRALLTGLALASVVLGLYQGGLLS, from the coding sequence ATGGACGCACAATTGCAGATCCTTTCCGAATTATCGAGCAGCCACCATTGGTCGTGGCTCTTGCCCGAAATTATCCTCGCGGCCCTCGCCCTCGTGCTGCTCGCCGTCGAGCTCTTCGTGCCGAAGAGCGACCGCTGGCTGCTGCGCATCGCCATTGGTGGCCAGGCTGCTATCTTCGCGGGCCTGATCTTCGCCTATTGCACTGGCAAGCTGCCGACGAGCGATGTTGCGCTGTTCGCCGGGGCCATTCAGCCCAGCGACATCGGGCACCTGATGCGCATTTTCTTTGTGGGCTGCTCCACGCTGGTGTGCTTCATCGGCTATCTGTACCTGCAGAACCGCCCGCTGGCCCGCGCCGAGTTTTATCACCTGGTGATGATCATCACGGCTGCGATGATGCTGCTCGCGCAGACGACTCACTTCGTGTCGTTCTTTGTGGCGCTGGAGACCGTCACCATCGGTTTCTACATCCTCGTGGCGTATGGCCGCAACAGCAGCTTCTCTCTTGAGGCAGGCCTGAAATACCTGATCATGGGCGGCTTTAGCTCGGGCTTGCTGCTGTTCGGTATCGTATTGCTTTACGGCGCCGCCGGTAACCCCGATGGGGTGGGCACGGCCATCGATCCCTTCCAGTTCGACCAGCTCGGCAGCTTCATCGCCCAAAACACCGGCAACCCGCTGGTGGTGATCGGCGCGCTGCTCGTGGTGGTGGGTATCTGCTTCAAGATCGGCAGCTTCCCCTTCCAATACTGGATCCCCGACGTCTACCAAGGTGCGCCGACGCCGACGACTGCGTTCCTCGCCGTTTCGTCCAAGTCGATGGGCTTCTTCCTGCTCTACGCCTTGCTGACCGGCCCGTTCCTCGCGCTGGAAGCTACGATGGTTCCGATCATCGGGATCATGACACTGCTCACCATCGCATTTGGTAATATCGCTGCCATTGGCCAGCAAAACGTGAAGCGCGTGATGGGCCTCTCCGGGGTCGCGCACGCCGGTATCCTGCTCGTGGGTATTCTCGCCGCGATGCGCGGGGTCGACTGGGCCTTCGCTGCCGTGTTCTTCTACCTCGTCACGTATGCTCTGGCCTCGTTCGCCGTCTTTGGCGTCATGGCCCACGTTGCGACGGGTGAAGATGCCGCGCAAGACCGCGACCTCTACCTCGGCCTCATGCAGCGCTCGCCCTTCCTGGGCGGCATCCTCGCAGTGGGCCTCGGCTCGCTCGCCGGTATCCCGCCGCTGGCCGGTTTTGTGGCCAAGGCTGCGATCATCGTCGCCGCCTTTCAGGCCAAGCTTTACCTGCTGGTGGCCTTCGTGCTGATCGGTGTGGTGATCTCGATCTACTACTACTTTGGCTGGCTGCGTGCCGCCGTTTCGGCTCGCCAGCCGGAGCTGCAGGGCGAGCCCGCGCCGATCCTTGTGCCGACGTTTGGCAGCCGTGCGCTGCTGACCGGGTTGGCGCTCGCGAGCGTCGTGCTGGGCCTCTACCAAGGCGGCCTGCTTTCGTAG
- a CDS encoding dihydrofolate reductase, translating to MPQPPWKAIAAMSENGVIGHHGKIPWHLPEDFKWVKQCTRGQTIVMGRKTFESLGRPLPQRENVVISRSAREIEGCTVLPSLDALRVFDARGDIWIFGGEEIYRQALPDVGDLYLTVVKRLAEGDAYFPEFEEHFMLEAVLRDEPEFQIRHYHARTCA from the coding sequence ATGCCGCAGCCCCCCTGGAAAGCCATTGCCGCCATGTCCGAAAACGGCGTGATCGGCCACCACGGCAAAATCCCCTGGCACCTGCCGGAGGACTTCAAGTGGGTGAAGCAGTGCACGCGCGGCCAAACCATCGTGATGGGCCGCAAGACCTTCGAATCGCTTGGTCGTCCCCTGCCCCAGCGCGAAAACGTGGTCATCAGCCGAAGCGCGAGAGAGATCGAGGGCTGCACTGTGCTGCCATCGCTCGATGCTCTGCGCGTCTTCGATGCCCGGGGCGATATCTGGATCTTTGGCGGCGAGGAAATCTACCGGCAGGCCCTGCCCGACGTGGGCGACCTCTACCTGACGGTGGTCAAGCGCTTGGCCGAGGGCGACGCCTATTTCCCGGAGTTCGAGGAGCACTTCATGCTGGAGGCGGTCTTGCGCGACGAGCCGGAGTTCCAGATCCGCCACTACCACGCGCGCACCTGCGCCTGA
- a CDS encoding replication-associated recombination protein A: MSSGEQTDMFGEPPSARSQGPAVPVPAEGATPPARLPLAARMRPRSLAEVAGQRHLLEDGSLLPRLIATDTFGSVLFYGPPGCGKTTMAEVIAHETKSRFLRLNAVLSNVAELRDMLRYARSRPEERVILFIDEIHRFNKAQQDLLLPDVEAGHVRLIGATTHNPGFYVNPPLLSRSHLFKLEPVPLDDVVTVLERALVDTERGLGNMRVTAEEGVLRSLAKLCDGDLRRALNALETLVLAAGLASRIDEQALEAFARERQIRYDADEDEHYDTASAFIKSMRGGDPDAALYWLAKMLIGGEDPRFIARRLVIFASEDVGMADPRGLSLATATFQACEQVGLPECELNLAHCVVFLATCPKSNSTTLAIAEAKAAIRKEGLQGVPLWLRDAHTKLNKSFGHGATYQYSHEFAEGISGQEYMERPQQFYRPKVNGAEQHVAERLARWRQLKKQRRSEDAS; encoded by the coding sequence ATGTCGTCAGGTGAACAAACAGACATGTTTGGCGAGCCGCCCAGTGCTCGTAGCCAAGGCCCCGCCGTACCCGTGCCGGCAGAAGGCGCTACGCCCCCCGCCCGGTTGCCGTTGGCGGCGCGGATGCGGCCGCGTTCGCTGGCGGAGGTGGCCGGGCAACGCCACCTGCTGGAGGACGGCTCGCTGCTACCCCGGCTGATCGCGACCGATACCTTTGGCAGCGTGCTGTTTTATGGTCCGCCGGGTTGCGGCAAGACGACCATGGCCGAGGTGATTGCGCACGAGACCAAAAGTCGGTTCCTGCGCCTCAACGCCGTGCTTTCGAATGTGGCCGAGCTGCGGGACATGTTGCGCTATGCCCGTTCCCGGCCCGAGGAGCGCGTGATCCTCTTTATCGACGAGATCCACCGCTTCAACAAGGCCCAGCAAGACCTGCTGCTCCCCGACGTGGAGGCGGGGCATGTGCGCCTGATCGGTGCTACGACCCATAACCCCGGCTTTTACGTCAACCCGCCTCTGCTCAGCCGCAGCCATCTCTTCAAGCTCGAACCGGTGCCGCTCGACGATGTGGTGACGGTGCTGGAGCGGGCGCTGGTGGACACCGAGCGCGGCCTGGGCAACATGCGGGTGACGGCGGAGGAGGGTGTGCTGCGCTCTCTGGCCAAGCTGTGCGACGGCGATCTGCGCCGTGCCTTGAACGCGCTGGAAACGCTGGTGCTGGCTGCCGGGCTGGCCAGCCGGATCGACGAGCAGGCGCTGGAGGCCTTTGCGCGCGAGCGGCAGATCCGCTACGATGCGGACGAAGACGAGCACTACGATACCGCCTCGGCCTTCATCAAGAGCATGCGCGGCGGCGATCCCGATGCGGCGCTCTACTGGCTGGCGAAGATGTTGATCGGGGGAGAAGACCCTCGCTTCATCGCCCGCCGGTTGGTGATCTTTGCCTCCGAAGACGTGGGCATGGCCGATCCGCGCGGGCTTTCGCTGGCCACCGCCACCTTCCAGGCCTGCGAGCAAGTGGGCCTGCCGGAGTGCGAGCTGAACCTCGCCCACTGCGTCGTTTTCCTCGCCACCTGCCCCAAAAGCAATTCCACCACGTTGGCGATTGCCGAGGCCAAGGCTGCTATCCGCAAGGAAGGTCTACAAGGTGTGCCTCTGTGGTTGCGCGATGCCCACACCAAGCTCAACAAGTCGTTCGGCCACGGGGCTACCTACCAGTACAGCCACGAATTTGCGGAAGGCATCAGCGGGCAGGAATATATGGAGCGCCCGCAGCAGTTTTACCGCCCCAAGGTCAACGGGGCGGAACAGCATGTGGCGGAACGTCTGGCGCGGTGGAGGCAACTGAAGAAACAACGTCGGTCCGAGGACGCTTCCTGA
- a CDS encoding secondary thiamine-phosphate synthase enzyme YjbQ, whose protein sequence is MKSYRKELWFNAPQRRQIIPITPQVEECLAESGITEGLCLVNAMHITASVFINDNESGLHADYDKWLEKLAPEKPYEQYAHNGFEDNADAHLKRTIMGREVVVAITEGKLDFGPWEQIFYYEMDGKRRKRALVKIIGE, encoded by the coding sequence ATGAAGTCCTACCGCAAAGAGCTGTGGTTCAACGCCCCGCAACGTCGACAGATCATCCCCATCACCCCGCAGGTGGAGGAATGTCTGGCCGAGAGCGGCATCACCGAAGGCCTCTGTCTCGTCAACGCGATGCACATCACCGCCAGTGTGTTCATCAACGACAACGAGAGCGGCCTGCATGCCGACTACGACAAGTGGCTGGAGAAGCTGGCGCCCGAGAAGCCTTACGAGCAATACGCCCATAACGGCTTTGAGGACAATGCCGACGCGCACCTCAAGCGCACCATCATGGGCCGCGAGGTCGTGGTGGCGATCACCGAGGGCAAGCTGGACTTCGGCCCGTGGGAGCAGATCTTTTATTACGAGATGGACGGTAAACGCCGAAAGCGCGCCCTCGTAAAAATCATCGGGGAGTGA
- the thiD gene encoding bifunctional hydroxymethylpyrimidine kinase/phosphomethylpyrimidine kinase, translated as MSKMSPEILPAVVSIATTDSGCGAGIQADLLTFAARNTFGTTLITNLTAQNPDAVLAIEELSSEFIEAQWKALHGFFDLKAIKTGMLFSERVIRLVAGFLREVEIPIVIDPVMVSTSGAVLLQEEAIEALREELLPLATVITPNLDEAKVLLGWRPETKADMGRAAAKLAKLFGTAVLLKGGHLEGEAELVDVLHWGDGEQREFRHLRIDGVDTHGSGCTLASAVAAELAKGYRLELAVAEALTYLHRTLAQPLQVDGRRYINH; from the coding sequence ATGAGCAAGATGTCTCCCGAAATCCTTCCTGCAGTGGTCAGTATCGCCACGACCGACTCCGGTTGCGGTGCCGGCATCCAGGCCGACTTGCTGACTTTTGCGGCCCGCAACACCTTCGGCACCACGCTCATCACTAACCTCACGGCCCAGAACCCGGACGCGGTGCTCGCCATCGAGGAGCTGAGCAGCGAATTCATCGAGGCGCAGTGGAAGGCGCTGCACGGCTTTTTCGACCTCAAGGCGATCAAGACGGGCATGCTGTTCTCGGAGCGCGTGATCCGGTTGGTCGCGGGCTTTTTGCGGGAGGTGGAGATCCCCATCGTGATCGACCCGGTGATGGTCTCGACCAGCGGTGCCGTGCTGCTGCAGGAGGAGGCGATCGAGGCCCTGCGCGAAGAACTGCTGCCGCTGGCGACCGTCATCACGCCCAACCTCGACGAGGCCAAGGTGCTGCTCGGCTGGCGCCCGGAGACGAAGGCCGACATGGGGCGCGCGGCGGCAAAGCTGGCCAAGCTTTTCGGCACCGCAGTGCTGCTGAAGGGCGGTCACCTGGAAGGCGAGGCCGAGCTGGTGGATGTGTTGCATTGGGGCGACGGCGAGCAGCGGGAGTTTCGCCACCTGCGCATCGACGGGGTAGACACCCATGGCAGCGGTTGCACGCTCGCCAGCGCGGTGGCCGCCGAACTCGCCAAGGGCTACCGGCTGGAGCTGGCGGTAGCGGAAGCACTCACCTACCTGCACCGGACCCTCGCCCAGCCGTTGCAGGTCGATGGACGTCGCTACATCAACCACTAA
- a CDS encoding endonuclease/exonuclease/phosphatase family protein, whose amino-acid sequence MNSFRVVTFNMQYGQVWDAADPDNAPIDLKASAQVLLAQDADIIFLQEVERVQLDDMQAQPPPNYSRLKELLPGYHSVFSYPRYDDAELPFGFGQAIFSRTPVEEVERIDLPPPDLEFDFYGAPTRPTARLMLSATTQLAGRRVRLFNAHLQAFFIINHSSDAHRGQRDKVEAYLRDSELPTILGGDMNSAPRESLVQQFVQAGYQAAQTQQITWKRMPYVLDHLFYNRLLRVEACEVVPTDAADHELLRADFRFAD is encoded by the coding sequence ATGAATTCCTTCCGAGTCGTTACTTTCAACATGCAGTATGGGCAGGTCTGGGATGCTGCTGACCCCGACAACGCCCCGATCGACCTCAAGGCAAGCGCGCAGGTGTTACTGGCGCAGGATGCCGATATTATTTTCCTGCAGGAAGTCGAGCGCGTGCAGCTCGACGACATGCAGGCGCAGCCACCGCCCAACTATTCGCGGCTCAAGGAGCTGCTGCCCGGCTATCACAGCGTATTTTCTTACCCCCGCTACGACGATGCGGAGCTGCCCTTCGGCTTTGGGCAGGCGATCTTTTCCCGCACGCCCGTTGAGGAAGTGGAGCGCATCGACCTGCCGCCGCCCGACCTGGAATTCGACTTCTACGGCGCTCCGACCCGGCCTACTGCCCGCCTGATGCTCTCGGCGACCACTCAACTGGCGGGGCGACGCGTGCGGCTCTTCAACGCCCACCTGCAGGCGTTTTTCATCATCAACCACAGTAGCGATGCCCACCGGGGGCAGCGCGACAAGGTGGAGGCTTACCTGCGCGACTCCGAGCTGCCGACCATTCTGGGGGGCGACATGAATTCGGCCCCGCGCGAGAGTCTCGTCCAGCAATTCGTGCAGGCCGGTTATCAGGCGGCTCAAACGCAGCAGATTACGTGGAAGCGCATGCCCTACGTGCTCGACCACCTTTTCTACAACCGCCTCCTGCGCGTGGAAGCCTGCGAGGTGGTGCCGACCGATGCGGCCGACCATGAGCTGCTGCGGGCCGATTTCCGCTTTGCCGACTAA